A part of Gambusia affinis linkage group LG21, SWU_Gaff_1.0, whole genome shotgun sequence genomic DNA contains:
- the slc7a14b gene encoding probable cationic amino acid transporter: protein MAAWLGRLAPGEAWFAMSSRLLRTKPVGSMGHGADDLTELPEGSAAGLAKVLTTLDLVSLGVGSCVGTGMYVVAGLVAKAMAGPGVILSFIFAALASILSGVCYAEFGVRVPKTTGSAYTYSYVTVGEFVAFFIGWNLILEYLIGTAAGASALSSMFDSLANHSISNYMITHLGTLRGLGKGEDTYPDLLALFIALLVTAIIALGVRNSVGFNNVLNVVNGVVWAFMIVAGLFFLSASNWEGGRFLPYGWSGVMKGAATCFYAFIGFDIIATTGEEAKNANTSIPYAITASLVTCLTAYVSVSVILTLMVPYNLIDGSAPLMEMFAVHGFMWGKYTVAVGSIAGLTVSLLGSLFPMPRVIYAMARDGLLFRFLAHVSALTHTPAVACVVSGSLAAVLALLVSLQDLIEMMSIGTLLAYTLVSVCVLLLRYQPDKETDTHQFISEDDVDNIKDVGDEPTKDDHIMTEGCDRDGSSYHAGGTEGESDDSHFHTGPPSLLKRLLGGHYYTLRLRLGIPDSTARPTPSSGRIVTRCTLSLFFMSFLFWSTVIFGVEQGSGVAAVFSGLMATLMLGSLAKLLMLIIQQPESKQRLPYMAPCVPFVPAAAILVNSYLMLKLSSLTWARFTIWCLIGLLIYSCYGVWHSTLELDAREQQVHASSYRRYDDNLDDTFSPDDDLCPQEQDERPYQGWSAPEESRHRHQNQNPGQEEEPYESQGEDDGNQQGYQSGAGVQNPTGDSKSKGRTNFGFDDEDD, encoded by the exons ATGGCGGCGTGGCTGGGTCGGCTGGCGCCGGGCGAGGCCTGGTTCGCCATGAGCTCCCGCCTGCTGAGGACCAAACCCGTGGGCTCCATGGGCCACGGCGCCGACGACCTCACCGAGCTGCCGGAGGGCTCCGCCGCGGGGCTGGCCAAGGTCCTCACCACCCTGGACCTGGTGTCGCTGGGCGTGGGCAGCTGCGTGGGCACCGGGATGTACGTGGTGGCCGGGCTGGTCGCCAAGGCGATGGCCGGCCCTGGGGTCATCCTGTCCTTCATCTTTGCGGCGCTGGCCTCCATACTGTCAG GAGTTTGCTACGCAGAGTTCGGAGTCCGGGTCCCTAAAACCACGGGCTCGGCGTACACTTACAGCTACGTGACGGTCGGCGAGTTTGTGGCGTTTTTCATCGGCTGGAATCTGATCCTGGAGTATCTGATCGGCACGGCGGCCGGGGCGTCGGCTCTCAGCAGCATGTTCGACTCGCTGGCCAATCACAGCATCAGTAACTACATGATTACACACCTGGGCACGCTCCGGGGACTCG GTAAAGGTGAGGACACGTATCCCGACCTGCTGGCCCTGTTCATCGCCCTGCTGGTCACAGCGATCATCGCCCTCGGTGTGAGAAACTCTGTGGGCTTCAATAACGTCCTGAACGTCGTCAACGGGGTCGTCTGGGCCTTCATGATCGTCGCCGGGCTCTTCTTCCTGTCGGCTAGCAACTGGGAGGGCGGCAGGTTCCTGCCGTACGGCTGGTCCGGG GTGATGAAAGGTGCAGCTACGTGTTTCTACGCCTTCATTGGGTTTGACATCATCGCAACAACTGGAGAGGAGGCGAAAAATGCCAACACCTCCATCCCTTACGCCATCACCGCCTCGCTGGTCACCTGCCTCACCGCCTACGTCTCG GTGAGCGTGATTCTGACTCTTATGGTTCCCTATAATCTGATCGATGGATCCGCTCCACTCATGGAGATGTTTGCTGTTCACGGCTTCATGTGGGGAAAATACACGGTGGCTGTCGGCTCCATAGCTGGACTCACCGTCTCACTGCTGGGCTCCTTGTTCCCGATGCCCAGGGTCATCTATGCCATGGCCCGCGATGGTCTGTTGTTCAG GTTCCTGGCGCACGTctcagctctcacacacactccagCGGTGGCCTGTGTGGTGTCGGGAAGCTTGGCAGCCGTTCTGGCTCTGCTGGTGAGCCTGCAGGACCTGATCGAGATGATGTCCATTGGCACTTTGCTGGCTTACACTCTggttagtgtgtgtgtgctgctgctcCGCTACCAGCCCGACAAAGAGACGGACACACACCAGTTTATCTCAGAGGACGACGTGGACAACATCAAGGACGTCGGAGATGAACCTACCAAAGACGACCACATCATGACGGAAGGCTGCGACCGTGACGGATCCTCCTACCACGCTGGTGGGACTGAAGGCGAATCAGACGACTCGCATTTCCACACCGGACCTCCATCTCTGTTGAAAAGACTTCTGGGCGGCCATTACTACACCCTGCGACTCCGGCTGGGAATCCCCGACTCCACGGCTCGCCCAACCCCTTCCTCGGGCCGGATCGTCACCAGATGCACCCTGTCCCTCTTCTTCATGTCCTTCCTCTTCTGGTCCACCGTCATATTTGGTGTGGAGCAGGGCTCAGGCGTCGCGGCCGTGTTTTCCGGCCTGATGGCGACTCTGATGCTGGGATCACTGGCGAAGCTCCTGATGCTCATCATACAGCAGCCGGAGAGCAAACAGAGGCTGCCCTACATGGCGCCGTGTGTTCCCTTCGTTCCTGCAGCGGCCATTTTGGTTAACAGTTACCTCATGCTGAAACTGTCCTCTCTCACCTGGGCCAGGTTCACTATCTGGTGTCTGATAG GCCTGCTGATCTACAGCTGCTACGGCGTTTGGCACAGCACCTTGGAGCTGGACGCCCGCGAGCAGCAGGTCCACGCCAGCTCTTACCGTCGCTACGACGACAACCTGGACGACACCTTCTCCCCTGACGACGACCTTTGCCCCCAAGAGCAGGACGAGAGGCCCTACCAGGGCTGGTCCGCCCCGGAGGAGAGCCGGCACcgccaccagaaccagaacccgggCCAGGAGGAGGAGCCATATGAGAGCCAGGGAGAGGATGATGGGAACCAGCAGGGGTACCAGTCTGGAGCCGGAGTCCAGAACCCGACCGGAGACAGCAAGTCCAAAGGACGGACCAACTTTGGGTTTGATGATGAAGACGACTGA